From a single Saimiri boliviensis isolate mSaiBol1 chromosome 7, mSaiBol1.pri, whole genome shotgun sequence genomic region:
- the WSB2 gene encoding WD repeat and SOCS box-containing protein 2 isoform X1, producing MILVSEQEEPLLLAELKPGRPHQFDWKSSCETWSVAFSPDGSWFAWSQGHCIVKLIPWPLEEQFIPKGFEAKSRSSKNETKGRGSPKEKTLDCGQIVWGLAFSPWPSPPSRKLWARHHPQVPDVSCLVLATGLNDGQIKIWEVQTGLLLLNLSGHQDVVRDLSFTPSGSLILVSASRDKTLRIWDLNKHGKQIQVLSGHLQWVYCCSISPDCSMLCSAAGEKSVFLWSMRSYTLIRKLEGHQSSVVSCDFSPDSALLVTASYDTNVIMWDPYTGERLRSLRHTQVDPAMDDSDVHISSLRSVCFSPEGLYLATVADDRLLRIWALELKTPIAFAPMTNGLCCTFFPHGGVIATGTRDGHVQFWTAPRVLSSLKHLCRKALRSFLTTYQVLALPIPKKMKEFLTYRTF from the exons atgATCTTGGTGTCGGAACAAG AGGAACCGCTGCTGCTGGCTGAACTTAAGCCCGGGCGCCCCCACCAGTTTGATTGGAAATCCAGCTGTGAAACCTGGAGCGTCGCCTTCTCCCCCGATGGCTCCTGGTTTGCCTGGTCTCAAGGACACTGCATTGTCAAGCTGATCCCCTGGCCGCTGGAGGAGCAGTT CATCCCTAAAGGGTTTGAAGCCAAAAGCCGAAGTAGCAAAAATGAGACGAAGGGGCGGGGCAGCCCAAAAGAGAAGACGCTGGACTGTGGTCAGATTGTCTGGGGGTTGGCCTTCAGCCCGTGGCCTTCCCCACCCAGCAGGAAGCTCTGGGCACGCCACCACCCCCAAGTGCCCGATGTCTCTTGCCTGGTCCTTGCTACGGGACTCAACGATGGGCAGATTAAGATCTGGGAGGTGCAGACAG GGCTCCTGCTTTTGAATCTTTCCGGCCACCAAGACGTCGTGAGGGATCTGAGCTTCACACCCAGTGGCAGTTTGATTTTGGTCTCCGCGTCGCGGGATAAGACTCTTCGCATCTGGGACCTGAATAAACACG GTAAACAGATTCAAGTGTTATCGGGCCACCTGCAGTGGGTTTACTGCTGTTCCATCTCCCCAGACTGCAGCATGCTGTGCTCTGCAGCCGGAGAGAAGTCG GTCTTTCTATGGAGCATGCGGTCTTACACGTTAATTCGGAAGCTAGAGGGCCATCAAAGCAGTGTTGTCTCTTGTGACTTCTCCCCTGACTCTGCCTTGCTTGTCACGGCTTCTTACGATACCAATGTGATCATGTGGGACCCCTACACTGGCGAAAGGCTGAGGTCACTCCG cCACACCCAGGTTGACCCCGCCATGGACGACAGTGATGTCCACATTAGCTCACTGAGATCTGTGTGCTTCTCTCCGGAAGGCTTGTACCTTGCCACGGTGGCAGATGACAG ACTCCTCAGGATCTGGGCCCTGGAATTGAAAACTCCAATTGCATTTGCTCCTATGACCAATGGTCTTTGCTGCACATTTTTTCCACATGGTGGAGTCATTGCCACAGG gACAAGAGATGGCCACGTCCAGTTCTGGACGGCTCCTAGGGTCCTATCCTCACTGAAGCACTTATGCCGGAAAGCCCTCCGAAGCTTCCTAACAACTTACCAAGTCCTAGCACTGCCAATccccaagaaaatgaaagagttcCTCACATACAGGACTTTTTAA
- the WSB2 gene encoding WD repeat and SOCS box-containing protein 2 isoform X2, whose translation MEAGEEPLLLAELKPGRPHQFDWKSSCETWSVAFSPDGSWFAWSQGHCIVKLIPWPLEEQFIPKGFEAKSRSSKNETKGRGSPKEKTLDCGQIVWGLAFSPWPSPPSRKLWARHHPQVPDVSCLVLATGLNDGQIKIWEVQTGLLLLNLSGHQDVVRDLSFTPSGSLILVSASRDKTLRIWDLNKHGKQIQVLSGHLQWVYCCSISPDCSMLCSAAGEKSVFLWSMRSYTLIRKLEGHQSSVVSCDFSPDSALLVTASYDTNVIMWDPYTGERLRSLRHTQVDPAMDDSDVHISSLRSVCFSPEGLYLATVADDRLLRIWALELKTPIAFAPMTNGLCCTFFPHGGVIATGTRDGHVQFWTAPRVLSSLKHLCRKALRSFLTTYQVLALPIPKKMKEFLTYRTF comes from the exons AGGAACCGCTGCTGCTGGCTGAACTTAAGCCCGGGCGCCCCCACCAGTTTGATTGGAAATCCAGCTGTGAAACCTGGAGCGTCGCCTTCTCCCCCGATGGCTCCTGGTTTGCCTGGTCTCAAGGACACTGCATTGTCAAGCTGATCCCCTGGCCGCTGGAGGAGCAGTT CATCCCTAAAGGGTTTGAAGCCAAAAGCCGAAGTAGCAAAAATGAGACGAAGGGGCGGGGCAGCCCAAAAGAGAAGACGCTGGACTGTGGTCAGATTGTCTGGGGGTTGGCCTTCAGCCCGTGGCCTTCCCCACCCAGCAGGAAGCTCTGGGCACGCCACCACCCCCAAGTGCCCGATGTCTCTTGCCTGGTCCTTGCTACGGGACTCAACGATGGGCAGATTAAGATCTGGGAGGTGCAGACAG GGCTCCTGCTTTTGAATCTTTCCGGCCACCAAGACGTCGTGAGGGATCTGAGCTTCACACCCAGTGGCAGTTTGATTTTGGTCTCCGCGTCGCGGGATAAGACTCTTCGCATCTGGGACCTGAATAAACACG GTAAACAGATTCAAGTGTTATCGGGCCACCTGCAGTGGGTTTACTGCTGTTCCATCTCCCCAGACTGCAGCATGCTGTGCTCTGCAGCCGGAGAGAAGTCG GTCTTTCTATGGAGCATGCGGTCTTACACGTTAATTCGGAAGCTAGAGGGCCATCAAAGCAGTGTTGTCTCTTGTGACTTCTCCCCTGACTCTGCCTTGCTTGTCACGGCTTCTTACGATACCAATGTGATCATGTGGGACCCCTACACTGGCGAAAGGCTGAGGTCACTCCG cCACACCCAGGTTGACCCCGCCATGGACGACAGTGATGTCCACATTAGCTCACTGAGATCTGTGTGCTTCTCTCCGGAAGGCTTGTACCTTGCCACGGTGGCAGATGACAG ACTCCTCAGGATCTGGGCCCTGGAATTGAAAACTCCAATTGCATTTGCTCCTATGACCAATGGTCTTTGCTGCACATTTTTTCCACATGGTGGAGTCATTGCCACAGG gACAAGAGATGGCCACGTCCAGTTCTGGACGGCTCCTAGGGTCCTATCCTCACTGAAGCACTTATGCCGGAAAGCCCTCCGAAGCTTCCTAACAACTTACCAAGTCCTAGCACTGCCAATccccaagaaaatgaaagagttcCTCACATACAGGACTTTTTAA
- the WSB2 gene encoding WD repeat and SOCS box-containing protein 2 isoform X3, translating to MLCSAAGEKSVFLWSMRSYTLIRKLEGHQSSVVSCDFSPDSALLVTASYDTNVIMWDPYTGERLRSLRHTQVDPAMDDSDVHISSLRSVCFSPEGLYLATVADDRLLRIWALELKTPIAFAPMTNGLCCTFFPHGGVIATGTRDGHVQFWTAPRVLSSLKHLCRKALRSFLTTYQVLALPIPKKMKEFLTYRTF from the exons ATGCTGTGCTCTGCAGCCGGAGAGAAGTCG GTCTTTCTATGGAGCATGCGGTCTTACACGTTAATTCGGAAGCTAGAGGGCCATCAAAGCAGTGTTGTCTCTTGTGACTTCTCCCCTGACTCTGCCTTGCTTGTCACGGCTTCTTACGATACCAATGTGATCATGTGGGACCCCTACACTGGCGAAAGGCTGAGGTCACTCCG cCACACCCAGGTTGACCCCGCCATGGACGACAGTGATGTCCACATTAGCTCACTGAGATCTGTGTGCTTCTCTCCGGAAGGCTTGTACCTTGCCACGGTGGCAGATGACAG ACTCCTCAGGATCTGGGCCCTGGAATTGAAAACTCCAATTGCATTTGCTCCTATGACCAATGGTCTTTGCTGCACATTTTTTCCACATGGTGGAGTCATTGCCACAGG gACAAGAGATGGCCACGTCCAGTTCTGGACGGCTCCTAGGGTCCTATCCTCACTGAAGCACTTATGCCGGAAAGCCCTCCGAAGCTTCCTAACAACTTACCAAGTCCTAGCACTGCCAATccccaagaaaatgaaagagttcCTCACATACAGGACTTTTTAA
- the RFC5 gene encoding replication factor C subunit 5 isoform X1: METSALKQQEQPAAAKIRNLPWVEKYRPQTLNDLISHQDILSTIQKFISEDRLPHLLLYGPPGTGKTSTILACAKQLYKDKEFGSMVLELNASDDRGIDIVRGPILSFASTRTIFKKGFKLVILDEADAMTQDAQNALRRVIEKFTENTRFCLICNYLSKIIPALQSRCTRFRFGPLTPELMVPRLEHVVEEEKVDISEDGMKALVTLSSGDMRRALNILQSTNMAFGKVTEETVYTCTGHPLKSDIANILDWMLNQDFTTAYRNITELKTLKGLALHDILTEIHLFVHRVDFPSSVRIHLLTKMADIEYRLSVGTNEKIQLSSLIAAFQVTRDLIVAEA, encoded by the exons GGTTGAGAAATACCGGCCACAGACCCTGAATGATCTCATTTCTCATCAGGACATTCTGAGTACCA TTCAGAAATTTATCAGTGAAGACCGACTGCCACACTTGCTTCTCTATGGCCCCCCAGGGACAGGCAAGACATCCACGATCCTAGCCTGTGCGAAGCAGCTATATAAAGACAAAGAATTTGGCTCCATGGTCTTGGAG CTGAATGCTTCAGATGACCGAGGAATAGACATCGTTCGAGGACCAATCCTGAGCTTTGCTAGCACAAGGACAATATTTAA GAAAGGCTTTAAGCTGGTGATCTTGGACGAAGCGGATGCCATGACTCAGGACGCCCAGAATGCCTTGAGAAGAG TAATTGAGAAATTCACAGAAAATACCAGATTCTGCCTTATCTGTAACTATCTGTCAAAGATCATCCCCGCCTTGCAGTCCCGCTGTACGAGGTTTCGGTTCGGTCCCCTGACACCCGAACTCATGGTTCCCCGCCTGGAACATGTCGTAGAAGAAGAGAA AGTTGATATAAGTGAAGATGGGATGAAAGCACTTGTCACCCTTTCCAGCGGAGACATGCGCAGGGCTCTGAACATTTTGCAG AGCACCAATATGGCCTTTGGGAAGGTGACGGAGGAGACTGTCTACACCTGCACTGGGCACCCCCTCAAGTCAGACATCGCCAACATCCTGGACTGGATGTTGAATCAAGATTTCACCACCGCCTACAGAA ATATTACAGAGTTGAAAACTCTGAAGGGGTTGGCACTGCACGATATCCTGACAGAGATACACTTGTTTGTGCATAGAG TTGACTTTCCATCTTCAGTTCGAATACATTTATTGACCAAAATGGCAGACATTGA GTACAGGCTTTCTGTTGGCACCAATGAGAAGATCCAGCTGAGTTCCCTCATTGCTGCTTTTCAAGTCACCAGAGACCTGATTGTAGCAGAGGCCTAG